One window of the Rhodothermales bacterium genome contains the following:
- a CDS encoding response regulator transcription factor: MIRIVLAEDHAVVRAGVRGLLEKVDGFDVVAETESGAEVEDLVSDHSADVLVIDLALRGLDGIEGIRRARRARPSLRVVVLSMHRSDAHIAQAMQVGANAYVLKDDSFEDLVEAVRAVLRGERYLSRNVPSVERGGAVEDRYASLTPREREVLHLVAEGLTSDEIAERLVLSVRTIETHRANIMAKLGIRNQTRLVHFAMQRGLVPPPRD, translated from the coding sequence ATGATTCGTATAGTCCTGGCAGAAGATCATGCTGTAGTCAGGGCCGGTGTGCGCGGACTTCTTGAGAAGGTAGACGGCTTCGACGTCGTCGCGGAAACGGAGAGTGGCGCAGAGGTGGAGGATCTTGTCAGCGACCATTCCGCGGACGTTCTGGTCATTGATCTGGCGCTACGCGGCCTTGACGGAATCGAGGGTATCCGACGTGCCCGCCGTGCTCGCCCCTCGCTTCGCGTCGTGGTTCTGAGCATGCATCGCAGCGACGCGCACATCGCGCAGGCCATGCAGGTTGGAGCGAATGCCTATGTGCTAAAGGACGACTCCTTCGAGGATCTGGTGGAGGCGGTCCGGGCCGTGCTGCGCGGCGAGCGATACCTGAGTAGAAACGTGCCTTCGGTCGAACGTGGTGGAGCTGTTGAGGACCGGTATGCCAGCCTCACTCCCAGAGAGCGGGAGGTACTGCATCTGGTCGCTGAGGGGCTGACCTCGGATGAGATCGCCGAGCGGCTGGTGCTGAGCGTGCGCACCATCGAGACGCACCGGGCAAACATCATGGCCAAGCTGGGCATCAGGAATCAGACTCGCCTGGTGCATTTTGCCATGCAGAGGGGGTTGGTGCCGCCCCCCAGGGACTGA
- a CDS encoding helix-turn-helix transcriptional regulator translates to MVFHKGYQADHAAERFLPDGGVELVIDLTEVPKHIHDPDSLAVLETYRGAWVSGMRTRPITITADRDSEMLIVSFQPFGALPVWGVPLHALKDAVLDAESVLGQQIRALRARLKERADPVERFALVEYWLREALRGAKVHEGRWGLARFAVDWIRRAPTMATVDAVAAESGASHRHLIRVFREFVGLTPKQYQRIQRFQRVVQTVDGQGSVDWAGVAVDCGFYDQAHLIRDFRAFSGMTPGQYMAARGDALNYLPVG, encoded by the coding sequence ATGGTGTTCCACAAAGGCTACCAGGCCGATCATGCGGCCGAGCGCTTTCTGCCGGACGGCGGCGTGGAATTGGTCATCGATCTCACGGAGGTGCCCAAGCACATCCACGATCCCGATTCGCTGGCCGTGCTGGAGACATATCGCGGCGCCTGGGTATCCGGCATGCGGACGCGGCCAATAACCATCACGGCCGATCGCGATTCCGAGATGCTGATCGTCTCGTTTCAACCGTTCGGCGCGCTGCCTGTCTGGGGCGTGCCGCTTCATGCGCTGAAGGATGCCGTGCTCGACGCCGAATCCGTGCTCGGGCAGCAGATCCGGGCGCTGAGGGCCCGGCTGAAAGAGCGGGCCGATCCTGTCGAGCGCTTTGCTCTCGTGGAATACTGGCTACGTGAGGCGCTGCGCGGGGCGAAGGTTCATGAGGGGCGATGGGGTCTCGCCCGTTTCGCCGTGGACTGGATTCGGCGAGCGCCGACCATGGCCACGGTCGATGCGGTGGCTGCCGAATCCGGCGCCTCTCACCGGCACCTGATTCGCGTCTTCAGGGAGTTCGTGGGCCTGACGCCCAAACAATACCAGCGCATCCAGCGATTTCAGCGTGTGGTGCAGACGGTCGATGGGCAGGGCAGCGTGGACTGGGCCGGCGTCGCCGTGGATTGCGGATTCTATGACCAGGCCCACCTGATTCGGGACTTTCGGGCATTCTCCGGGATGACTCCGGGGCAGTACATGGCAGCGCGGGGCGACGCACTCAACTATCTGCCGGTGGGCTGA
- a CDS encoding APC family permease — translation MQEPALKKSLGTWDGIALLIGITIGSGIYSTPYLIAGHFPDFASAAIAWVGVGAFVLVSGLVYAELGTRLPATGGEYVYIEKAYGKWAGFMFGWAQLFIIRTSPAAGLAIIATDYIGFFVDDMVGMKHTLTAMGLLVVLGVFNVAGVRWASLVNKTSTIVKVTGLIIFAVGGLYLLQHAFVRFDEVAPTSTGLSPTGNLIAALFLIIFSHTGWDRVGYVAGEMKDPRRSLPRTMLIGLTLILLIYWAVNAVYYGVLGVEGLRATTTPAATVMGQLVGHRGAAVIAILAIVSAVGSINGTMMAASRVYYAMARDGLFFKWLDHVHPRFRTPSRAVWAHVIWGGVILLVRGNFSTIVAGMVFGVLIFYTLTGFALFKFRRDKVGEETAWRMPGFPWLPGIYLAAMVILLVARVIFEWQASLADFAFIATGIPVSWYWLRKNP, via the coding sequence ATGCAGGAGCCCGCACTGAAGAAGTCTCTCGGTACCTGGGACGGTATCGCCCTGCTGATCGGCATCACGATCGGCTCGGGCATCTACTCTACGCCGTACCTCATCGCCGGACATTTTCCGGACTTTGCCAGCGCGGCCATTGCCTGGGTCGGTGTCGGCGCGTTCGTGCTGGTCTCCGGTCTCGTCTACGCCGAGTTGGGCACGCGACTACCGGCCACGGGGGGCGAATATGTCTACATCGAGAAGGCGTATGGCAAGTGGGCCGGGTTCATGTTCGGCTGGGCGCAGCTCTTCATCATCCGCACCAGCCCGGCGGCCGGCCTGGCCATCATCGCCACGGACTACATCGGCTTTTTCGTGGACGACATGGTGGGCATGAAGCACACCCTGACCGCGATGGGCCTTCTGGTGGTCCTGGGGGTGTTCAACGTGGCCGGTGTACGATGGGCCAGTTTGGTCAACAAGACGTCCACCATCGTCAAGGTGACCGGCCTCATCATCTTCGCCGTCGGCGGCCTCTACCTGCTGCAGCACGCGTTCGTGCGATTTGATGAAGTGGCCCCGACAAGCACCGGCCTGAGTCCCACCGGCAACCTCATCGCGGCCCTGTTCCTCATCATCTTCAGCCATACGGGCTGGGACCGCGTGGGGTATGTCGCCGGGGAAATGAAAGACCCCAGGCGAAGCCTGCCGCGCACGATGCTGATCGGCCTCACGTTGATTCTGCTCATCTATTGGGCCGTCAACGCGGTCTATTACGGCGTGCTGGGGGTCGAGGGACTGCGCGCCACCACGACCCCCGCTGCCACCGTGATGGGCCAGCTGGTCGGCCACCGGGGAGCAGCGGTCATCGCCATTCTTGCCATCGTCTCCGCGGTCGGAAGCATCAACGGTACCATGATGGCGGCGAGTCGGGTCTACTACGCCATGGCGAGGGACGGCCTTTTCTTCAAGTGGCTGGACCACGTGCATCCGCGATTCCGCACCCCGTCCCGCGCCGTCTGGGCCCACGTGATCTGGGGCGGCGTGATTCTGCTGGTGCGCGGCAACTTCTCCACCATTGTCGCCGGCATGGTCTTCGGCGTGCTGATCTTCTACACGCTCACCGGATTTGCCCTGTTCAAATTCCGCCGCGACAAGGTGGGCGAGGAGACCGCATGGCGCATGCCCGGCTTTCCCTGGCTGCCCGGCATCTACCTCGCGGCCATGGTCATTTTGCTGGTGGCACGGGTGATTTTCGAGTGGCAGGCGTCTCTCGCAGACTTTGCGTTCATCGCCACCGGCATCCCTGTCAGCTGGTACTGGTTGCGCAAGAATCCGTAG
- a CDS encoding PD40 domain-containing protein, with protein sequence MKRILPLLLIGLAACASEPPVYELVVATDRFGEGIELWATDVDTTYWTALVTGEGTPYGPEWSPDGSTLAYAAAADTFRSVHFLKDGVTTRPVVDGGRGSSGGGFSADGRYFLFATRDDWSAGNIWRLDTETGESEKLTDFQDYNTTPIFTADGNGMIHCRQVVSEVDGEQVRNGDLYRTDFATGEVTRLTDAASFDCIPDLSPDGTTVAYHACAEPKCNIMLVDAEGGDVRALVDDEYDNRWPRWSPDGAWIAYTRTADGNSDIWLVRADGTEKRAVTTHPSRDEVADWRVVPE encoded by the coding sequence ATGAAACGGATTCTCCCCCTGCTGCTGATCGGACTGGCCGCGTGTGCGTCCGAACCGCCCGTCTACGAGCTCGTGGTCGCGACGGACCGGTTTGGCGAGGGCATCGAACTGTGGGCCACGGACGTGGACACTACCTACTGGACGGCGCTCGTCACCGGTGAGGGCACGCCCTACGGCCCCGAATGGAGTCCGGACGGCAGCACCCTGGCGTACGCCGCCGCGGCCGACACCTTTCGATCGGTCCACTTCCTGAAGGACGGCGTCACCACCAGGCCGGTGGTCGATGGGGGACGGGGGTCTTCCGGCGGGGGGTTCTCGGCCGATGGGCGCTACTTCCTGTTCGCCACCCGCGACGACTGGTCGGCCGGCAACATCTGGCGCTTGGACACCGAGACGGGGGAGTCCGAAAAACTCACCGACTTCCAGGACTACAACACCACGCCCATCTTCACCGCAGACGGGAACGGCATGATTCACTGTCGGCAGGTCGTGTCGGAAGTCGACGGAGAGCAGGTGCGAAACGGTGACCTGTACCGAACCGATTTCGCGACCGGCGAGGTGACCAGGCTCACCGATGCGGCATCGTTCGACTGCATTCCGGACCTGTCACCGGACGGCACGACGGTCGCGTACCACGCCTGTGCGGAGCCCAAGTGCAACATCATGCTGGTCGATGCCGAGGGGGGCGATGTGCGGGCGCTGGTGGACGACGAGTACGACAACCGCTGGCCGCGCTGGTCGCCGGACGGGGCCTGGATCGCGTACACGCGCACGGCTGACGGCAACTCGGACATCTGGCTGGTACGCGCGGACGGCACGGAAAAGCGAGCCGTGACCACGCATCCGTCGCGGGATGAGGTGGCTGACTGGCGGGTGGTTCCGGAGTAG
- a CDS encoding DUF1761 domain-containing protein, with protein sequence MEINHLAVVAAAVSNMVVGALWFSPALFYNAWKESAGVTEEQIQNASPARMYGLGFLAALVIAYNLAAFLADPGTDLAWGAAAGFLTGFGFIAMMIMAIAAFEQRSWKYILVNGGYATVCLTIMGLILGAWR encoded by the coding sequence ATGGAAATCAATCATCTGGCCGTGGTCGCGGCCGCCGTGTCCAACATGGTCGTTGGAGCTCTCTGGTTCAGCCCGGCGCTGTTTTACAATGCCTGGAAGGAGTCCGCCGGAGTCACCGAGGAGCAGATTCAGAATGCGAGCCCGGCCCGCATGTATGGCCTTGGTTTTCTGGCGGCGCTGGTCATCGCGTACAACCTGGCCGCTTTTCTGGCCGACCCCGGAACGGACCTGGCATGGGGCGCGGCGGCAGGCTTTTTGACCGGCTTCGGGTTCATCGCCATGATGATTATGGCAATCGCTGCGTTCGAGCAGAGAAGCTGGAAATACATCCTCGTTAACGGCGGGTACGCCACGGTGTGCCTCACTATCATGGGCCTCATTCTTGGAGCCTGGCGATGA
- a CDS encoding DUF302 domain-containing protein — translation MSYHFSKTLTASLDEADAAVRDALKAQGFGILTEIDIKATLKKKLDVDFRPYRILGACNPQLAHKALQSEPHIGLMLPCNVILQETEGGVEVSAIDPVASMAAVQNQHLGDVAVEVRSRLEAVIDGL, via the coding sequence ATGTCCTACCACTTCTCCAAGACGCTCACAGCTTCACTGGATGAGGCAGACGCCGCCGTGCGCGACGCGCTCAAGGCCCAGGGCTTTGGAATCCTCACAGAGATCGACATCAAGGCTACCCTCAAGAAGAAGCTGGATGTGGACTTCCGGCCGTACCGGATTCTTGGTGCGTGTAACCCGCAGCTGGCGCACAAGGCGCTGCAGTCCGAGCCGCACATCGGCCTGATGCTTCCCTGCAACGTGATTCTTCAGGAGACCGAGGGCGGCGTGGAGGTGTCGGCCATTGATCCTGTCGCGTCCATGGCGGCTGTTCAGAACCAGCACCTGGGCGATGTGGCTGTGGAGGTGCGCAGCCGACTGGAGGCGGTGATCGACGGGCTGTAG
- a CDS encoding response regulator transcription factor translates to MPEGIPLINVLSIDDDAVFQKQLRLLLLQDDIRLLPSAANLHEGVEFARSMRPDVILLDIWLDGESSLSRIAELRDASPSSHIIVLSLHQEPVYHQEAIRRGADAFVSKSDASEKLVPLVQGSMGQVN, encoded by the coding sequence TTGCCGGAAGGGATTCCCCTGATAAACGTCCTTTCCATAGACGACGACGCGGTCTTCCAGAAGCAACTCCGACTGCTTCTGCTTCAGGACGACATCAGACTGTTGCCTTCGGCAGCAAATCTGCATGAGGGTGTGGAGTTCGCTCGTTCCATGCGCCCCGACGTGATTCTGCTCGACATCTGGCTGGACGGAGAGAGTTCACTCTCGAGGATTGCCGAGCTGCGTGACGCATCGCCATCATCGCACATCATCGTGCTGAGTTTGCACCAGGAGCCTGTGTATCACCAGGAAGCCATCCGGCGCGGTGCGGACGCCTTTGTATCCAAGTCCGACGCAAGCGAGAAACTGGTGCCGCTGGTTCAGGGCAGCATGGGGCAGGTCAACTGA
- a CDS encoding serine hydrolase has product MRLRPFLWLLCLLVLLPACSDSGVVDPLPDPEPEAPTYPGAEAAGLDGVRIARVVARADSGDFGEIRSLLISRDGNLIVEEYFRGITAEEARPIYSVTKSFASALIGIAIHAGHIGSLESTLPEYFPNYSVPSEAAGITLENLLTMRAGFEWDEWTVPYGGAANSATAISRSGDVVQYMLDLPITSDPGTRFTYSSGVSMLLSGVLQHATGATTEAYADATIFEAVSLGSPRWDESMPGMTNTGWGLHLTARQLMAFGQLFENRGWHNGEEVVPRSWVDLSTSQHTTTNNGLAYGFQWWRFRNGDSVVSSLNQNDVYFAWGYGGQFVFVVPHKDVVIVTTAGNFEQDSRVTFDMLEEEIFPALR; this is encoded by the coding sequence ATGCGCCTCCGGCCATTCCTCTGGCTCCTTTGCCTCCTGGTCCTGCTTCCGGCCTGCTCCGATTCAGGCGTCGTCGACCCGCTGCCGGATCCGGAGCCCGAAGCTCCAACCTACCCCGGAGCCGAGGCGGCCGGCCTGGACGGAGTGCGCATCGCCCGTGTCGTGGCCCGCGCGGATTCCGGCGATTTCGGGGAGATCCGCAGTCTGCTGATCAGCCGAGACGGCAACCTCATTGTGGAAGAGTACTTCCGCGGCATCACGGCGGAGGAGGCGCGGCCGATCTACTCGGTCACCAAGTCCTTCGCGTCCGCCCTCATTGGCATCGCCATCCACGCGGGGCACATCGGCTCCCTCGAGAGCACACTGCCCGAGTATTTTCCCAACTACTCCGTGCCGTCCGAAGCCGCGGGCATCACCCTGGAGAACCTGCTGACGATGCGCGCAGGGTTCGAGTGGGATGAATGGACGGTGCCATACGGAGGCGCCGCCAACAGCGCGACCGCGATTTCCCGCTCGGGCGATGTGGTCCAGTACATGCTGGACCTCCCGATCACAAGCGATCCGGGTACGCGATTTACCTACTCAAGCGGGGTATCGATGCTGCTCTCGGGCGTGCTGCAACACGCCACCGGAGCGACCACCGAAGCGTACGCAGATGCCACAATCTTCGAGGCGGTCTCACTCGGTTCACCCCGATGGGATGAGAGCATGCCGGGCATGACCAACACGGGCTGGGGGCTCCACCTCACCGCCAGGCAACTCATGGCGTTCGGCCAGCTGTTCGAGAACCGCGGTTGGCACAACGGGGAAGAGGTGGTGCCGCGATCCTGGGTGGATCTGTCCACCTCGCAGCACACAACCACCAACAACGGGCTCGCCTACGGTTTCCAGTGGTGGCGATTCCGCAACGGGGACTCGGTGGTCTCGTCGCTGAACCAGAACGATGTGTACTTCGCTTGGGGATACGGCGGACAATTTGTCTTCGTGGTGCCCCACAAGGACGTGGTTATCGTCACGACGGCTGGCAATTTCGAGCAGGATTCCAGGGTCACGTTCGACATGCTGGAGGAGGAGATCTTCCCGGCGCTCCGCTAG
- a CDS encoding serine hydrolase: MLRRFVPALVLLWVLVLPACAQDAVFPGETWEYAPAAEYGWELDALQGVNAFIRDSTNTTGLVLVDRGKVVLEFGDTQELSYLASVRKSVLALLYGNYVADGTVDLDATLADLGMDDIQGLTDREKRATVRDLISARSGVYHPASNAGDNSDEAPVRGSQEPGTYYLYNNWDFNAAGAAFELITGRDIYDALETDLAVPLGFEDWDRGAQRKSGDTSRSRYRAYHIWMSTRDMARIGHLMLNDGNWNGTQVVPADWARETVSLITPREEMNPARWREGEFGYGYMWWVWDGPQATGDFEGAYTARGYFGQYITVLPAAGIVIAHKTKAAYGRFVGWDTYMAVVRRILEARR; encoded by the coding sequence ATGCTTCGACGTTTTGTGCCGGCTCTCGTTCTCCTGTGGGTCCTTGTGCTTCCAGCTTGCGCGCAGGACGCTGTCTTCCCGGGCGAGACCTGGGAGTACGCGCCGGCGGCCGAGTACGGTTGGGAGTTGGACGCCCTGCAGGGGGTGAACGCGTTCATTCGGGACTCGACAAACACCACGGGGCTGGTCCTCGTGGACCGGGGCAAGGTGGTGCTGGAGTTTGGCGATACACAGGAGCTCAGCTACCTGGCCTCGGTGCGCAAGAGCGTGCTTGCGCTGCTTTATGGCAACTACGTGGCTGACGGCACCGTCGATCTGGATGCCACCCTCGCCGACCTGGGCATGGACGACATTCAGGGCCTCACGGATCGCGAAAAGCGGGCCACGGTGCGCGACCTGATTTCGGCACGTAGTGGGGTGTACCACCCTGCGTCCAATGCCGGCGACAACTCCGACGAGGCCCCGGTGCGAGGCTCACAGGAACCGGGGACCTACTACCTCTACAACAACTGGGATTTCAACGCGGCAGGCGCTGCGTTTGAGCTGATTACCGGTCGCGATATCTACGATGCGCTCGAGACGGACCTCGCCGTCCCGCTCGGATTTGAGGATTGGGACCGGGGTGCGCAGCGCAAAAGCGGCGATACCAGCCGTTCCCGATATCGGGCCTACCACATCTGGATGTCGACTCGCGACATGGCCCGCATCGGACATCTCATGCTCAACGACGGCAACTGGAACGGCACGCAGGTAGTGCCCGCGGACTGGGCGCGTGAAACCGTTTCGCTGATCACGCCGCGCGAGGAGATGAACCCGGCCCGTTGGCGGGAGGGTGAATTCGGCTATGGGTACATGTGGTGGGTCTGGGACGGGCCGCAAGCAACGGGAGACTTCGAGGGCGCTTACACGGCGCGCGGGTATTTCGGGCAGTACATCACCGTGCTGCCGGCCGCCGGCATCGTGATTGCCCACAAGACCAAAGCCGCCTACGGACGATTCGTGGGCTGGGACACCTACATGGCCGTCGTGCGCCGCATCCTCGAGGCGCGGCGGTGA
- a CDS encoding DUF4440 domain-containing protein, whose translation MRPIVLLVLLTAACRPADIQPASEQEVRDFLVEFAADAATSDADLIARNYTEDVRILEDGRVADTSRQAVHDAIASFPVQGSVTLEFEDTRVLPAGPDAAHVQTLFSQRFEGSDLAFSGAISMHLVKQGGTWLIARSHTSTSRPRQDFPAQ comes from the coding sequence ATGCGCCCCATCGTCCTCCTTGTGCTGCTAACAGCCGCCTGCCGGCCCGCCGACATCCAGCCTGCGTCTGAACAGGAGGTTCGCGACTTCCTGGTCGAATTTGCTGCGGACGCGGCCACATCGGATGCGGACCTCATCGCACGGAATTACACGGAGGACGTGCGCATTCTGGAGGACGGCCGGGTCGCCGACACCTCGCGACAGGCAGTGCACGATGCCATTGCCTCCTTCCCGGTTCAAGGCTCCGTCACGCTTGAGTTTGAGGACACGCGGGTGCTCCCCGCCGGGCCGGACGCTGCGCACGTGCAGACTCTCTTCTCTCAGCGGTTTGAAGGCTCGGACCTCGCCTTTTCCGGAGCAATCAGCATGCACCTGGTCAAACAAGGGGGCACGTGGCTCATCGCGCGCAGCCATACCTCCACCTCGCGGCCGCGCCAGGATTTCCCGGCGCAATAG
- a CDS encoding type II toxin-antitoxin system VapB family antitoxin, which translates to MGRTNIVIDDELMEEVLRVSGIKTRREAVDTALRFYLNRARQLEILNYFGKLPWDGDLDEMRTDR; encoded by the coding sequence ATGGGGCGCACGAACATCGTCATCGATGACGAGCTCATGGAGGAGGTTCTCCGGGTAAGCGGAATCAAGACGCGGCGGGAGGCCGTGGATACCGCGCTCAGGTTCTACCTGAACCGCGCTCGTCAACTCGAGATACTGAACTACTTCGGCAAGCTGCCGTGGGACGGCGATCTCGACGAAATGCGGACAGACCGATGA